In one Excalfactoria chinensis isolate bCotChi1 chromosome 17, bCotChi1.hap2, whole genome shotgun sequence genomic region, the following are encoded:
- the UNK gene encoding RING finger protein unkempt homolog isoform X2, with protein sequence MSKGPVASGSAAAGPANAASALQAQPEKPQHYTYLKEFRTEQCPLFVQHKCTQHRPYTCFHWHFVNQRRRRSIRRRDGTFNYSPDIYCTKYDETTGICPEGDECPFLHRTTGDTERRYHLRYYKTGICIHETDSKGNCTKNGVHCAFAHGPHDLRSPVYDIRELQAMEALQNGQTTSEGGIEGQSAVAASHAMIEKILSEEPRWQDTTYVLGNYKTEQCKKPPRLCRQGYACPYYHNSKDRRRSPRKHKYRSSPCPSVKHGDEWGDPSKCENGDSCQYCHTRTEQQFHPEIYKSTKCNDMQQSGSCPRGPFCAFAHVEQPPLNEELQQSSAVSSPTQAGPVMYMPSAAGDSVPVSPSSPHAPDLSNVWNKSGTLPTSPTSTTILCRNSSLGSPSNICGSPPGAIGKPHSLESIGFPPDSVTAAGSYKKAPGFEREDQVGAEYLKSFKCQQAKMKSHSLEHRSQEQPLLQPKQDILGILPVGSPLTSSISSSITSSLAATPPSPAGTSSIPGMNANALPFYPTSDTVESVIESALDDLDLNEFGVAALEKTFDSSTVPHTSGIMIGGSLLQSSAPVNIPGSLGSSASFHSASPSPPVSLSSHFLHQPQGHLSQSENTFLGTSASHGSLGLNGMNSSIWEHFASGSFSPSTSPAFLSGPGAAELARLRQELDEANGTIKQWEESWKQAKQACDAWKKEAEEANDRANTANMECELAREQREALELQVKKLQEELERIHKGQDPQFLRSFSDLETLSLSSLYTLQKQLRANLEKVDKAVFQMQSVKCLKCQEENRVVLPCQHAVLCETCAEGGECPICHPNRPHALQS encoded by the exons TTACCTGAAGGAGTTCCGCACGGAGCAGTGCCCTCTCTTTGTGCAGCACAAGTGCACCCAGCACCGGCCCTACACTTGCTTCCATTGGCACTTTGTCAACCAGCGTCGTCGCAGATCTATCCGCCGTCGGGATGGGACGTTTAACTACAGCCCTGACATTTACTGTACCAAGTATGACGAGACCACAGGAATCTGCCCAGAAGGAGACGA GTGTCCCTTCTTGCATAGAACTACTGGAGACACGGAGAGGAGGTATCACTTACGCTATTACAAAACTGGAATCTGCATCCATGAGACAGACTCCAAGGGAAACTGCACCAAGAACGGAGTCCACTGCGCTTTTGCTCATGGGCCCCATGATCTACGCTCTCCAGTGTATGACATCAG GGAGCTTCAGGCCATGGAGGCTTTGCAGAATGGTCAGACTACATCAGAAGGTGGCATAGAGGGTCAATCTGCAGTTGCTGCTAGCCATGCTATGATAGAGAAAATACTCAGTGAGGAACCAAGGTGGCAAG ATACAACGTATGTACTGGGAAATTATAAGACAGAGCAATGTAAGAAGCCTCCTCGCCTCTGTCGCCAGGGTTATGCCTGTCCGTACTATCACAATAGCAAAGACAGAAGAAGGAGcccaagaaaacacaaatacag ATCTTCACCGTGTCCCAGTGTGAAACATGGAGATGAGTGGGGAGATCCTAGTAAGTGTGAAAATGGAGACTCGTGCCAATACTGCCACACTCGCACAGAACAGCAGTTCCATCCAGAG ATCTACAAATCCACCAAGTGCAATGACATGCAGCAGTCTGGCAGCTGTCCCCGAGGACCCTTCTGTGCCTTTGCACACGTAGAAC agcCTCCACTcaatgaggagctgcagcaatcCTCAGCTGTGTCCAGCCCCACGCAGGCAGGCCCAGTGATGTACATGCCGTCAGCAGCCGGTGATTCTGTTCCAGTCAGCCCTTCCAGTCCACATGCTCCAGACCTTAGCAAT GTGTGGAATAAATCAGGAACTCTGCCAACTAGCCCCACCTCCACCACA ATTCTTTGTAGGAACAGCAGTCTCGGAAGCCCATCTAATATATGTGGTTCTCCTCCTGGTGCGATTGGAAAGCCCCACAGCCTGGAGAGCATTGGTTTTCCTCCAGATTCAGTAACGGCAGCCGGCAGCTACAAGAAAGCACCGGGGTTTGAGCGAGAAGATCAGGTGGGGGCCGAGTATTTGAAGAGTTTCAAATGCCAG CAAGCAAAAATGAAGTCCCATTCACTGGAACACAGGAGCCAGGAGCAACCATTGTTACAGCCCAAACAG GACATACTGGGTATTCTCCCAGTGGGGAGCCCGCTGACATCCAGCATCTCCTCCAGTATCACCTCCAGTCTGGCTGCAACACCACCAAGCCCCGCTGGCACCAGCAGCATACCAGGCATGAATGCCAATGCCCTTCCTTTCTACCCAACCAGTGACACCGTTGAGTCTGTCATAG AGTCTGCCTTGGATGACCTGGACCTGAATGAATTCGGAGTGGCTGCCCTGGAGAAGACATttgacagcagcacagtgccccACACGAGTGGCATCATGATAG GTGGGAGTTTGCTGCAAAGTTCTGCTCCTGTAAATATCCCCGGGTCCCTTGGAAGCTCTGCCTCCTTTCACTCTGCCTCTCCTTCTCCACCGGTCAGCCTCTCATCGCATTTCCTCCATCAGCCCCAGGGGCACTTAAGCCAATCAGAAAACACGTTCCTGGGGACATCAGCCTCTCATGGATCATTAG GTTTAAATGGGATGAACAGCAGCATATGGGAACACTTTGCTTCGGGGAGTTTTTCGCCCAGTACCTCACCTGCATTTCTGTCAGGTCCAGGTGCTGCGGAGCTGGCACGGCTACGGCAAGAACTGGATGAAGCCAACGGCACAATAAAGCAGTGGGAAGAGTCTTGGAAACAAGCCAAACAG GCTTGTGATGCTTGGaaaaaggaggcagaggaagCAAATGATCGCGCCAACACAGCTAACATGGAATGTGAACTGGCTCGGGAGCAGAGGGAAGCCTTGGAGCTACAAGTGAAGAAActacaggaggagctggagaggaTCCACAAAGGCCAGGACCCTCAGTTTCTGCGCTCCTTCTCTGACCTGGAAACCCTCTCACTCTCTTCACTTTACACCCTCCAGAAGCAGCTGCGGGCAAACCTGGAGAAAGTCGATAAG GCAGTATTTCAGATGCAGTCAGTGAAATGCCTTAAGTGTCAGGAAGAGAACCGGGTGGTGTTACCATGCCAACACGCAGTGCTGTGTGAGACGTGCGCCGAGGGGGGCGAGTGCCCCATCTGCCATCCCAACAGGCCCCATGCCCTCCAGTCGTGA
- the UNK gene encoding RING finger protein unkempt homolog isoform X4, producing MSKGPVASGSAAAGPANAASALQAQPEKPQHYTYLKEFRTEQCPLFVQHKCTQHRPYTCFHWHFVNQRRRRSIRRRDGTFNYSPDIYCTKYDETTGICPEGDECPFLHRTTGDTERRYHLRYYKTGICIHETDSKGNCTKNGVHCAFAHGPHDLRSPVYDIRELQAMEALQNGQTTSEGGIEGQSAVAASHAMIEKILSEEPRWQDTTYVLGNYKTEQCKKPPRLCRQGYACPYYHNSKDRRRSPRKHKYRSSPCPSVKHGDEWGDPSKCENGDSCQYCHTRTEQQFHPEIYKSTKCNDMQQSGSCPRGPFCAFAHVEQPPLNEELQQSSAVSSPTQAGPVMYMPSAAGDSVPVSPSSPHAPDLSNILCRNSSLGSPSNICGSPPGAIGKPHSLESIGFPPDSVTAAGSYKKAPGFEREDQVGAEYLKSFKCQQAKMKSHSLEHRSQEQPLLQPKQDILGILPVGSPLTSSISSSITSSLAATPPSPAGTSSIPGMNANALPFYPTSDTVESVIESALDDLDLNEFGVAALEKTFDSSTVPHTSGIMIGGSLLQSSAPVNIPGSLGSSASFHSASPSPPVSLSSHFLHQPQGHLSQSENTFLGTSASHGSLGLNGMNSSIWEHFASGSFSPSTSPAFLSGPGAAELARLRQELDEANGTIKQWEESWKQAKQACDAWKKEAEEANDRANTANMECELAREQREALELQVKKLQEELERIHKGQDPQFLRSFSDLETLSLSSLYTLQKQLRANLEKVDKAVFQMQSVKCLKCQEENRVVLPCQHAVLCETCAEGGECPICHPNRPHALQS from the exons TTACCTGAAGGAGTTCCGCACGGAGCAGTGCCCTCTCTTTGTGCAGCACAAGTGCACCCAGCACCGGCCCTACACTTGCTTCCATTGGCACTTTGTCAACCAGCGTCGTCGCAGATCTATCCGCCGTCGGGATGGGACGTTTAACTACAGCCCTGACATTTACTGTACCAAGTATGACGAGACCACAGGAATCTGCCCAGAAGGAGACGA GTGTCCCTTCTTGCATAGAACTACTGGAGACACGGAGAGGAGGTATCACTTACGCTATTACAAAACTGGAATCTGCATCCATGAGACAGACTCCAAGGGAAACTGCACCAAGAACGGAGTCCACTGCGCTTTTGCTCATGGGCCCCATGATCTACGCTCTCCAGTGTATGACATCAG GGAGCTTCAGGCCATGGAGGCTTTGCAGAATGGTCAGACTACATCAGAAGGTGGCATAGAGGGTCAATCTGCAGTTGCTGCTAGCCATGCTATGATAGAGAAAATACTCAGTGAGGAACCAAGGTGGCAAG ATACAACGTATGTACTGGGAAATTATAAGACAGAGCAATGTAAGAAGCCTCCTCGCCTCTGTCGCCAGGGTTATGCCTGTCCGTACTATCACAATAGCAAAGACAGAAGAAGGAGcccaagaaaacacaaatacag ATCTTCACCGTGTCCCAGTGTGAAACATGGAGATGAGTGGGGAGATCCTAGTAAGTGTGAAAATGGAGACTCGTGCCAATACTGCCACACTCGCACAGAACAGCAGTTCCATCCAGAG ATCTACAAATCCACCAAGTGCAATGACATGCAGCAGTCTGGCAGCTGTCCCCGAGGACCCTTCTGTGCCTTTGCACACGTAGAAC agcCTCCACTcaatgaggagctgcagcaatcCTCAGCTGTGTCCAGCCCCACGCAGGCAGGCCCAGTGATGTACATGCCGTCAGCAGCCGGTGATTCTGTTCCAGTCAGCCCTTCCAGTCCACATGCTCCAGACCTTAGCAAT ATTCTTTGTAGGAACAGCAGTCTCGGAAGCCCATCTAATATATGTGGTTCTCCTCCTGGTGCGATTGGAAAGCCCCACAGCCTGGAGAGCATTGGTTTTCCTCCAGATTCAGTAACGGCAGCCGGCAGCTACAAGAAAGCACCGGGGTTTGAGCGAGAAGATCAGGTGGGGGCCGAGTATTTGAAGAGTTTCAAATGCCAG CAAGCAAAAATGAAGTCCCATTCACTGGAACACAGGAGCCAGGAGCAACCATTGTTACAGCCCAAACAG GACATACTGGGTATTCTCCCAGTGGGGAGCCCGCTGACATCCAGCATCTCCTCCAGTATCACCTCCAGTCTGGCTGCAACACCACCAAGCCCCGCTGGCACCAGCAGCATACCAGGCATGAATGCCAATGCCCTTCCTTTCTACCCAACCAGTGACACCGTTGAGTCTGTCATAG AGTCTGCCTTGGATGACCTGGACCTGAATGAATTCGGAGTGGCTGCCCTGGAGAAGACATttgacagcagcacagtgccccACACGAGTGGCATCATGATAG GTGGGAGTTTGCTGCAAAGTTCTGCTCCTGTAAATATCCCCGGGTCCCTTGGAAGCTCTGCCTCCTTTCACTCTGCCTCTCCTTCTCCACCGGTCAGCCTCTCATCGCATTTCCTCCATCAGCCCCAGGGGCACTTAAGCCAATCAGAAAACACGTTCCTGGGGACATCAGCCTCTCATGGATCATTAG GTTTAAATGGGATGAACAGCAGCATATGGGAACACTTTGCTTCGGGGAGTTTTTCGCCCAGTACCTCACCTGCATTTCTGTCAGGTCCAGGTGCTGCGGAGCTGGCACGGCTACGGCAAGAACTGGATGAAGCCAACGGCACAATAAAGCAGTGGGAAGAGTCTTGGAAACAAGCCAAACAG GCTTGTGATGCTTGGaaaaaggaggcagaggaagCAAATGATCGCGCCAACACAGCTAACATGGAATGTGAACTGGCTCGGGAGCAGAGGGAAGCCTTGGAGCTACAAGTGAAGAAActacaggaggagctggagaggaTCCACAAAGGCCAGGACCCTCAGTTTCTGCGCTCCTTCTCTGACCTGGAAACCCTCTCACTCTCTTCACTTTACACCCTCCAGAAGCAGCTGCGGGCAAACCTGGAGAAAGTCGATAAG GCAGTATTTCAGATGCAGTCAGTGAAATGCCTTAAGTGTCAGGAAGAGAACCGGGTGGTGTTACCATGCCAACACGCAGTGCTGTGTGAGACGTGCGCCGAGGGGGGCGAGTGCCCCATCTGCCATCCCAACAGGCCCCATGCCCTCCAGTCGTGA